Below is a genomic region from candidate division TA06 bacterium B3_TA06.
GATAGCGTGGGAGATAAGGTGCGCGTCAAGATGGCACTCCTTGCCGGTATTGATCTGGAAGGTTTGAACGCCGTGCGCGCCGATACGATCCGCATCAATGGTGGTGGTCAGGTCACCTGCAAGGACCGCGATGCGGTACTGGTTTTTGAGGCGCTCGACAAGCTTTTCAAGTATGGTGGTCTTGCCCGAGCCTATCGCACCCATCACATCGATCGAACAGATGCCTCGTTCTGCGAGCTGCTCGTGAATCTTTTCGGCCAACTCACGATTATGCGCAAGTAAACTCTCTTCGTCTTTCAAATCAACAATCTTATGCATCGTTCCTCCTTGATGATGGAACCTTGAACTTTACAGGTAGAGGATAGAATGTCAAATTAGTGCTACTACAGTAAGGAGGTTTTAGTCATTGCGAGCGACCGTAGGGAGCGCGGCTCCGATGGACGACGTTTACGGAGTAATCTCATAGGTCTTCCATTTTAGGATTGTGCCCCATATGAGATTGCTTCGTCGCAAAGTCTCCGACTTTACTCCTCGCAATAACGAGTGAGGTTGGCGTGTCGATCCGTCTACCTCAACATCACAACCTTACGACTGGTCCTTGCCTCCTCTGCCCTCAGTTCGGCGAAGTAGACGCCTCTAATCACCCCACAAAGTTGCTGCGCGCCTTTGCGGGGACCCCGATAGAAGTTTTTTCCTTAAGACAATAAGGAACACCCCTCACCTCTAACTCATCTCCCAAGGGGTGAGGGAGATAACCGCATCGGCCCTCAGCATCGTTATGTTGACATAGCGGTGAAAATCCAGTAATATTCCGGGTCTTATGGGGCTGTAGCTCAGCTGGGAGAGCGCCTCGTTCGCAACGAGGAGGTCGGCGGTTCAAATCCGCTCAGCTCCATTGAAGTGAACGCACCCGGAGGATGTCATGCGTGGCAGGGGCCGCATTCCATCAGGAGGAAATATGACCTCTAAGAACTCTCGAGCCAGAAGCCTGATCGGCGGTATCTTTGCCGGATTGATCGTAATCTGGGTAGGAGTGAGTTTCTATCTGAAGATGTCGGGAATGATAACCTGGGGCCAGTGGGGCGCTTATTTCTCTTTGGGCCTGGCCGCCCTCTTTCTTTTGCAGGGTATAGCCTGGCTTTTTGTGCCAGGCCTGCGCCGCAGCTTTATTGGAATGTTTATTCCCGCTTTGATCCTTGCCGTTGTGGGTATAATACCCCTCCTGGGCGGCGGCTGGTACGCCTGGAGAGGATGGTGGCCATTTGTAATTGTAGCGGTGGGTTTAATAATCATTGTATCCACGATATGGGGTGTATTAAGCAAGCGTAAAAAGCAAGACAAAGGCTAAACTGAATAAAAAGGGGGGCGCTCAGGCTAGGATATGTAAGCTAAGGCGGAGACATGGCAACAGAAATAAAAGTGAGCTCTCGCAGCGGCGGATGCTCGGCGGCATCTTTACAGGAGCAGCCGTCATCTGGTTAACCTTACGCTGGCACAAGAAGAAGGCGTAGGCAAAGAATCAATCCAGGGGGAATCATGACTCAAAAGAACCCCGAGGCACTTGACCCTCAAGAGCAAAAGACCCCTTCGCCTAAGCGAAAGCCAGACGCGCTTGGCTGGATTATCATAGGGGTTTTGGCCTTCTCACATGCAGTGACGTTACCTCTGGTGATTACACGAATAATGGGCTGGAGGCTGTTTTTTAGCATAACCCTTTTCGTCCTGGGCGTGTTACACATTCTTAACTCAAGCTTGAGACTCACTTTCCCGAGTTTGCTTAAGACCCATAAAGGCTATTCAAAGAGGAATCTCCTCTGGTTTCTA
It encodes:
- a CDS encoding hydrogenase accessory protein HypB encodes the protein MHKIVDLKDEESLLAHNRELAEKIHEQLAERGICSIDVMGAIGSGKTTILEKLVERLKNQYRIAVLAGDLTTTIDADRIGAHGVQTFQINTGKECHLDAHLISHAI